A stretch of the Zeugodacus cucurbitae isolate PBARC_wt_2022May chromosome 6, idZeuCucr1.2, whole genome shotgun sequence genome encodes the following:
- the LOC105212177 gene encoding regulator of G-protein signaling 17, producing MSCTVSELPSGCHLRGMSSSSSSAVAAVKSHSGGGSTLSTGGGGGSNSGGLNTGGIHVGGMLSTTSALGVTTTSSRGGSTGNAGASLLPETLMTTTPMSSSTTQRQQQQQQSQKPCCFCWCCCCSCSCLAIKNAEDNAPTRRDPASVDLLLDGEQPCLEEIRSWGKSFDLLMKNSTGRKVFRDFLRSEFSEENILFWLACEELKKESSSEAIEEKARLIYEDYISILSPREVSLDSRVREIVNRNMVEPTPHTFDEAQIQIYTLMHRDSYPRFLNSQKFKALAQLQDGSLSAAASTTDSPT from the exons ATGTCTTGTACAGTTTCAGAGCTGCCTTCGGGATGTCACCTCCGTGGCATGAGCTCTTCATCATCCTCTGCAGTGGCGGCGGTCAAATCACATAGCGGGGGCGGCAGTACATTGAGTACAGGTGGTGGCGGTGGCAGCAATAGTGGCGGTCTCAATACGGGCGGCATACACGTGGGCGGCATGCTGAGCACGACGAGTGCGTTGGGTGTGACAACGACGAGTTCACGCGGCGGTTCGACGGGGAATGCGGGGGCGAGCTTGCTGCCCGAGACTTTGATGACGACGACGCCGATGTCGAGCAGCACAACACAacgacagcaacagcagcaacaatcacAGAAACCCTGCTGTTTCTgctggtgttgctgttgctcatGCTCGTG tttggcaataaaaaatgcgGAAGACAATGCACCAACAAGACGTGATCCAGCGAGCGTGGATTTGCTATTGGACGGTGAACA GCCCTGTCTCGAGGAAATCCGAAGTTGGGGTAAAAGCTTCGATTTGCTTATGAAAAATTCGA CTGGACGTAAAGTGTTTCGTGACTTCTTACGTAGCGAATTCAGCGAAGAGAACATACTATTTTGGCTTGCCTGCGAAGAGCTGAAAAAGGAGAGCAGTAGCGAAGCGATCGAGGAGAAGGCGCGCCTCATCTACGAGGATTACATTTCGATATTGTCGCCACGTGAAGTATCTCTGGACTCGCGCGTACGAGAGATCGTCAATCGCAATATGGTGGAGCCAACACCGCACACCTTCGACGAGGCCCAAATACAAATCTACACGCTCATGCACCGAGACTCATATCCAAG ATTCCTCAACTCGCAGAAGTTCAAAGCGCTGGCACAACTGCAAGACGGTAGCTTATCTGCAGCAGCTTCCACAACAGATAGTCCCACTTAA